The sequence AACGCGCTCAACCGCCGCCCGCTGGCCAAGTCGGGGAGCCAGCGCTGCTTCTGCTCGGGCGTGCCGAACGTCCGCACCGGGTCAACCGCGCCGATACAGCCATGCACGCTGGCCATGCCCGCCACGGTTGGTTCGACAGTGGCCATGCGCGTCAGGAACGGGGCAAAGGCGGCGAACGGCGCTCCGCTGCCACCGAATTCGCGATCGACCAGCAGGCCCCAATAGCCCGCCTGGCCCAGTTCGTTCAGCACCGACTCGGCGATCTTGTGATCGGCGTTGTACAGAGTGCCCGCTTGGCGATGCGCGCGGACCAGTTCGATCGAACGGTCCATGATCTGTTGCACGTCGGCCGGGACTTTGGTCTCGCTGCTGGTGAACAACTCGACCGGCACCTGCGATTCCCAGACGGCGCGATGGGCCGGGCTGGCCACGGTCTGGAACCGCGCCGCGAACAAGGCTTCGACCTGATCGTCGGCGCGATCGATCGCGCCGGTTCGCCGCGCTTCTTCCTCGCTCTTGCCGCCGAGCTTCAAGGCGGTTTCGGCGAACGACTGTCCTTCGCCGGTCGACGGCTGCTCGAGATCGTCCTTCATGGCGTGGCTCCCTGATGCCAGGTGTTGGCGTCCATCAACCCTTCTCCCCTCGGGAGAAGGTGGCCGAAGGCCGGATGAGGGCCCCCGTCGCCCCGTGGGTTCTCGTCGCAAACTTGCGCGACGCGTTTACCCTCCCCCCGCCCCTCCCTGCGAGGGAGGGGTGTTCGCATGCTCTGAATTATACCTCGCTTGTTAGTTCCAGGCGGCCGGTCATTAAGGACTGCAATGAACCCGTGTCCGCTGGTACATGGCCTCGATTTGTTCGGCAAAATGCTCGGCAATCACGCCGCGGCGCAGTTTGAGCGTCGGCGTCAGCTCGCCATTCTCGACCGTCAGCCCCCGGTCCAACAGGACGAAATCGCCAATCTGCTCGTAGCGCGAGACCCCTTTCAGTCGCTCGTCGATGTTCTGGCGGAACAACTGCCGCACTTCGGGATGGGCCAACGCCTCGGCCACCGACGTGACTTGCAACTCGCGTGCGAACACCCAGGGACGCAACTGATCGGGCTCGGGCACAATCAGCGCCGACAAGAAATTCCGCCGGTCGCCGATCACCACCACCTGGCGAATGAACGGATCGGCCGACAGCAAGCCTTCCAGGTAGGTCGGCGCGATGTTCTTGCCGCCTGAGGTGACGATCAGGTCCTTCTTGCGACCCGTGATCTTCAGGTAACCTTCGGCATCGATCTTGCCGAGGTCGCCGGTATGCAGCCAGCCGCCGCGCACGATTTCGGCCGTCGCCTCGGGCTTGCGCCAATAACCCTGCATGACGTGCGGCCCGCGGGTCAGAATCTCGCCATCGTCGGCGATCTTGACTTCGACGCCAGGAATCGGCGGCCCGACGGTCCCCAGCTTGTGAGCCAGGTGCGTACACGTCGAAATCACGGGCGACGTCTCGGTCAGGCCGTAGCCTTCGAGCAATCGCACGCCCTGCGCGCGGTAATACTCGCCCACGTGTAGCGGCAACGGCGCGCCGCCGGCGATGCCGGCCCGCAACCTTCCGCCGAACACTTCGGCGAGGGTGATGTTGTTCCCTTGTTCCTGTTGCGTGGTGACGTAGCGCTGTACCTTTTCAAAGAAGTACGGCACGCCGTTCATCAACGTGGGGTGGTATTCCTTGCACTGCGGCACGACCGTTTCGGGAGCGTCGGCCAGGACCATCTCGCACCCTTGGGCGATCCAGGTAAATGCGTCGCACGTGCGGGCAAAAATGTGACTCAGCGGCAGCCAGGAGAGCCGCCGGTCGCCGGCCTGCGGCCCGAACGCGTCGAGCGACGAAACCGCGTTGAACGCCAAATTGCCGTGCGACAGCATCACCCCCTTGGGCTCCCCCGTGGTGCCCGACGTGTAGAGAATCGTACACAAATCGCTCGGCTTGATGGCCGGCAAGTTGTCGGTCACTCGGGCGAGTTGCGCGGGCGATATATCCGCCGTGAACTCGGTCAGCGTTTCGACGGACATGGGCAGCGACAGGCTAACGCACGAATCGAACGAGACCCAACGAACGCGGCCACGCAACGCATCGACGCTGCCCGCCAGTTTCTCGGCTTGTTCCAGGCCGGACAGGAACACCAATTGCGCCCCGGCGTCGGCGATTTGCCAGGCGATCTGCGGACCCGACAACGCGGCATGGATGGGTACATGAACCGCGCGGGCGAGTTGCGTCCCCAGGTCGGCGACGATCCATTCGTACCGATTGGGGGAAATCACCACCACGCGATCGCCGGCCGAGACGCCATCGCGAACAAGTCCAGCGGCGAAGCGGCGAACATCGTCACCCAGCTCTCCCCAGGTGTGCGGACGCAATGCGTCACCGCGCCGGGCGATGATTGCCGTCTCGCCGGCCTTTTCCGCCACGCGACGAAAGAAGATCGACGTGATCGGCTCATCGCCGGGCCTGCTTGCGATCGCTGTTTCAGCAGTTGGCATACTTATTGGCCCCGAGTTGCGGCGCGCAGATTAGTTGACACGTTCAAAAATCGTCGCCACACCCTGGCCCAGGCCGATGCACATCGTGGCCAGCGCGATCTCGGCGTTCCGGTCAACCATGGCATTGACCAGCGTGGCGGCGATGCGGGCGCCGCTGGCCCCCAGGGGGTGGCCAATCGCGATCGCCCCGCCACGCACGTTCAGCTTCTCTTGATCGATGTCGAGCGTTCGGCAGCAGGCGATCGTCTGGGCCGCGAAGGCTTCGTTGATTTCGATCAGGTCGATGTCCTTCAAGCTCATGCCGGCGCGTTTCAGAACCTTCTGCACGGCAGGTACCGGCCCGGTCCCCATCACGGCCGGGTCGACGCCGACGATGGCCGTGGCCAGAATACGCACCAGTGGTTTCAAACCCAGCTCGCGTGCCCGCGCCTCGGACATGATCAGCACCACGGCCGCGCCATCGTTCAGCGGCGAGCTATTCCCTGCGGTGACTGTGCCAACGACGGGCATAAAGGCCGGCTTCAGCGCGGCCAGCGCTTCGGCCGACGCATCGAAGCGGATGCACTGGTCGACGTCCACCAGGAATCGCTCGCCAGCTTCGTTGTGACCCCAGATCGGGATCATCTCGCGGCGGAACTCGCCCGCCTGGTGCGCGGCTGCGGCCCGTTGATGACTGCGCAGGGCGAAGGCGTCTTGCTCTTCGCGCGAGATGCCCTGGCTTTGCGCCAGGAACTCGGCCGTCACCCCCATCAGCAGCGCGCCTTTGCTGGTCCGCGCGAAGAGCTTGGGGTTCAGGTCAATGTCTTTGTCCATCGGAATGTGAAGCATGTGCTCCAGCCCGCCGACGATTTGCACATCCTCGGCCCCGGCCACGACGGCGTGCGACGCCTGGTTAATCGCCTGCAAGCTGGACCCACACAGTCGATTTACCGTGGCCCCGCCGGTGGCCATTGGCAGCCCGGCCATCAGGCCCACGTGCCGCGCCACGCAGAAGCCTTGCTCCCCTTGCTGCTGGGTGTTCCCCAGGATCAAGTCCTCGATCACCTCGGGATCGATTTTGGTTCGCTCGACAATCGCCTTGACGACGGCAACCGCCAAGTCGTCGGATCGGACGTTGCGGAACCAACCTTTTTCAGCGTGCGCGCGCCCGACCGGCGTACGGACGGCATCGACAATTACGGCGTGGGACATGGTGAGGTCCGTTGTCAGTGGTCAGTTGCAAAGGAAACAAACGGTACGTCGGTGATGGGTTCACAACAAAAGCCCAGGAGTATCATGCCCTGGGTTGCAGCAGTGAAAATCTATCCTGGCCCTTCTTCGTAGAACCGGCGGCCGGACTTGGCTAACTCAAGCAGCATGGGCGTCGGCTGGTACCGCGCGCCGAGCGATTCGTACGGCTTCAGCATTTCGACCACCTTGGCCGCCCCCAGCGTATCGGCCCAGAACAGCAGCCCCCCTTTGAACGGCGGGAAGCCAATGCCGAAGATCAGCCCCAGATCAACGTCGCGTGGATCGCGAACGATCTTTTCGGCCAGAATCCGCGTCGCTTCAAGCACCATCGGCAGGAACAACCGCTCGGTGATCTGCTTGTCCTTCATCGTCGCGCCCGGCTTGATGTGCGGGGCCAGCAACGCCGCGACCTCGGGATCGTCGATCGCCCGCGGCTTTTTGCCGTCGTACTTGAACAAGCCACGCCCGGTCTTCTGCCCCAGTCGGCCTGCCTTGACGAGCGCCGTGAGAATCGGCGACTCGCGCACACGGTCGGGAAACGCCTGGTGCATCACGTGGCCGGCGTGCAGTGCTGTGTCGAGCCCAACCACGTCGTAAAGCACGAGCGGTCCCATGGGCATGCCGAACCGCTTGGCCGCGTCGTCAACCGCCTTGAGCGAGACCCCTTCGGCCACCAGTTCGAGCGCTTCGTTCATGTACGGCAGCAACAGCCGATTGACCAGAAAGCCGGGCCCGTCGTTCATCACGATCGGCGACTTGCCGACCGCTTTGGCATAGGCGACGGCCGTAGCCACGGTCTGGTCGCTGGTCTTTGGCCCGCGAATAATCTCGACCAGCGGCATCTGTCGAACCGGGTTGAAGAAGTGAATCCCCACGAATCGGTCGGGATGTTTCAACCCTTCGGCCAGTTGGCCGATCGAGATGGCCGACGTGTTGCTGGCCAGGATCGTGTTCGGGCCCAGGTGTGGTTCAAGCCGCGCGTAGAGTTCCTGCTTGGCGGCGGGCTGCTCGATGATCGCTTCGATCACCAGATCGGCCTGCGCCAGTTCTTCATCGGCGGTCGTCGCGCGCAGCAGCGGCGCGAGCTTCAGCGCCTTTTCGACGTCGGGCCCCTTGGTGGCCTTGTTATACGACGCTTCTTCCAGGGCCTTGCGCGCGCCGTTGGCCAGCGAATCGGGGCGCGAATCAGTCAGGGCCACGGTGATGTCGCGCTTGATGCTGGCGGCCGTGATGCCCGAGCCCATGATGCCTGCGCCAATCACCGCCATGCTCTTCACCGCCGCCGGTTTGATGTCCTTGGCGGCGATGCCAGGGTCTTTCTTGTTCCGGTCGGTCAGGAAAAAGACGTTGATCAACGAGCGGTTGATCGGCGTGCCGAACAGTTCGGCGAACGATTCCGACTCTTGGCGTCCCGCCTCGTCCTGCTCGACGCTCGATGCGGCCAGCAGCAGTTCCAGCGCCGCCACCGGCGCCGGGTATTGCCCCTTGGTCTGCTGTTGAATGAACGCGGCGGCCGTCGCCCCCAGGAAGGTCAGCTCGGTCTCGGACATTTCGATCGGCTGGGCCCAACGCTTGCGGTCGGCGAGATAGGCCTTCGACTTCTGCTCTTCCCGGACCAGTTGCCGCGCGGCTGCTTCGAGGTGTTCCGGCGCGACGCAATCGGTGGCGACTCCCATCAAAGCCAGCGCGCGACCGTCGATCGACTCGCCGCTGGTGATTAGTTCGGCGGCGTTGCCCAGGCCCGCCACTCGTGGGAAGCGAACCGTGCCGCCCCAGCCCGGGAACATGCCGAGCTTCACCTCGGGAAAGCCGAACTGGGCCTTGGGATTGTTCGTGACCAGCCGGCGATCGCACCAGATGGCCAGCTCGGCCCCGCCACCGACGCACATGCCGTCGATAGCGGCCACGGTGACGAACGGCATCTTGGACAAGCGCATGAAGAGCTCGCGTCCTTGCGCGGCGATGGCGATCACAGTTTCGCGGGTCGGCGACTTCTGCGCCACGAACTCGCGCAGGTCCGCGCCGGCGACAAAGATGCCCGGCTTGGCCGAGGCGATGACCAGGCCGGTGACGTTACCCCGCGCCACTAGTTGATCGAGGCAAGCGTTCAGCTCCTCGAGCACCACGCGCGAGAGGATATTCGCGCTTTTGTGCGGGTCGTCGAGCACCAGCCAGGCCAGATCGGGTTCGGGGAACGATAGTTTCAAATACTTGAAATCAGACATTGCCGTGACATCTCCATGTAGCCCTGGCAGTCGTAATCGTCGACAAGTAAGCTGGCCGCTACGGGCCGCGAAAGGTTGTTCGATACCGTTTCGCGGCCGGGCCAGCGCCGTTGGTTATATCAGACCCGAGCGGCAGTTTCAGCCACTAGTTGTGACGGGCCAATGAGCCACGAAATCAGCGAACCGAATGCCCGTCCTGTTACCTCGGCGGACGTAGCGAGCCGGCCGGGCTCTGGCGCCGACGTCGAACGCTTGACCGCGGTGGCGCTGGTGGCGGCGATCCATTTCGTGGTCTCGTACGTGTCGCTGCTGATCAATACCATTCTATTCGCGTTGCTGGGGCCGTATTCGATTTTCTTCTCGGGCGTCTTCGATCAGGGGGTGCAGGCACTGCTCCTGGCCGTGGTGCTGGTCCTATTTCCTCGCGTGGGAACTGCGTCGCTGCAGATGGCCACGGTGTTTCTGTTGAACGGCGTTTTCAGCGCCTCGCTGAATATTTCGTCATTGGTCTTGATTTCCGGCAGCATCGCGCTACACGAAGCGATCCTTTGGCTGGCGGGGGTAACGCGGCTGCCGGCGCTTCGCGAAGCGCGGCCCGCCCCGAGCGGTTCGATTATCGTCCGCGTGGCCGTCAGCATCGGTTTGTGCAAAGCCATCACGGTCCTGGTGCAGTACCTGATTTCGATGACGCTTTATCGGTTGCAGTTTTCCCCGTCGTTCATTGCCGCGGTGACGCTGGCGACGCTGGTCTATGCGGCCGTGGGAGGGGCGGCTGGCGTGCCGCTGGGCTACCATTTGCGAAGGGCCTCGCCGTGAGTGCGCCCCCAGGGCCGATCATCGCCGCGCGCGGGCTGAGCTATACGTTTGCCGGCCGCACGGAACCGACGCTGCGCGATGTATCATTGTCCATTGCTCCCGGCGAGTTCGTCGTCTTGGCGGGGCGAACCGGTTCGGGCAAAAGCACGCTGCTCAGGGCGCTGTCCGGTTGGCTCGCTCAGCATGGTCGTGGGCAGCTCGCCGGCGAAGTGCGCATCGCTAGCCATGATGCGCGCGGTTTGTCTCGTCGAGAGTTGGCCAGTTGCATTGGCCTGACGCAGCAAAGCCTGGACGATCAGTTCTGCACGACGAGCATCGACGACGAAATCGCCTTCGGTCTGGCGAATCTGCAATGGTCGAGTGAGCAGATTGCCGAGCGCCAGGAGCAAGCCGTCGCACGATTCGGTTTGGGTGAGGTGCGGCGCACGCCGATCCATCTGCTTTCCGGTGGCGAAAAGCAGCGGCTGCTGCTGGCCTGTTGGTGGGCGATGCGACTGCGGGCGTTGTTGCTCGACGAGCCGCTAGCCCAGCTCGATCCGCAGGCCGCCCACGAGTTGCTCGACGAACTGGCGCGCTTGCATCGGGAAGGCATGACGATCGTCGTGGCCGAACACCGGCTCGAGGAGTTGTTGCCGCGGGCCGGACGCTTGCTGGTGATTGACGAGGGGGCCGTCGTCGCCGACGTGGCGGCGCAAGATGCCGAAGCGGTAGCCGACGCGCTACAGCAGGGTCGCCTGGCGCTCCCGGACACGTTGCGGCTCTCGCTGGCCGCCGGGGGTTGCGCGACCGGCGAGGTGCCGCCGATACAAGCGGTCAGTGCGATGCCGAGTGGTGACGCCGAGTTATGTCGCGTGTCTCAACTAGGTGTGCAGTTTCCCGACGCGGTTGCGCCAATCTGGCGCGACGTTTCTTTTTCGATACGAGCAGGTGAGCGTGTGGCGATCATCGGGCCGAACGGCTCGGGCAAGAGCACGCTGCTGGCGACGTTGGCCGGCTTGATGCGACCAAAGTCCGGGGCGATTGCTTGGTCCGTTGGCAATGCGAGTCAGCCGCCGGTTGGGCTGCTGCCCCAGAATCCTGATCTGGCTTTGTTAACGTCGAGCGTGCGCGACGAGCTGGCGTTCAGTCCGCGTCAGGCGGGGCTCACCGAGGGCGAAGTAGCAACGCGGATCGACGTGGCAGCCCAGCGGTTCGAGTTGAATCATTTGCTTGACGAGTTGCCACAGTCGCTCAGCCAAGGAGAGCGGTTGCGCGTCGCGCTGGCGAGCCTGGCGGCCATGCAGCCAGCGGTGTTGCTGCTCGATGAGCCGACCACGGGGCAAGATCAACGCCACGTGGCGGCGTTGATGGAAACTCTGGTCCGCGCGGTGGCCGAGCGGTCCTGGCTGCAAGCGTTGGCTTTCGCCACGCACGACCTGCACGCGGTGTTGGCCCACGCCACCCGGGTGTTGGTGCTGGCCAACGGGCAGTTGCAGGCCGATTGCTCGCCAGAACGACTACTCGACGATCACGAACTGCGCGAGACGGCCCGATTGCGTCTGCCGCCGCTGTTTGAGTTGCGCGATCGATTGGGGCTGAAAGGCCGCTCGCTCGCTGACATGATGGCCGAACTTGCCGCGCGGCGAGCAGGGGAGGGGGCATGAGCCGTTCCGACCCAGCTACGATGCATGGCCCGGTCTGGCTCGTGGGCGTCGATCCGCGCGTGAAGCTGGTTTGGCTGCTGGCCCTGTCGACGCTGAGCGTCTCGGTCGATTCGATGGTCGCGCTAATAGCTTTGGCTGTCGTTGAATCGTTGCCGCTAGCCGGCGTGCGGCTGTCGTGGCGTGGCTGGGGTGCGGTGCTGCTGCTCTTGCTGGGTGGCGCGTGGGCGGCCGTGTCGAGCCAGGCGGTTTTCTATCGATTCGAGCCGCGCACGCCGCTGTTCAGTGTGATGGGCGTGACCATCTGGCGTGAGGGTGCCTTCTACGGAGCGGTACAGTCGCTGCGCTTCCTCGGTACGACGGCGTTGGGGTTGGCGATCGCCCTCTCGACGCCCGCGGCACGGCTGATGGCTGGCATGAGCTGGTTTCGCGTGCCAACCAGTGTTTCGTTCATGACGATCACCGCCTTGCGATTCTTGCCGGTACTGGCCGAACAGTGGCGACAAACGCGGCAAGCTCTCTGGCTGCGCGGCTATCGGCCGGGGCGAGAACTAGCCCGGTTGCGATTAGGGGCGGCGCTTCGTGTGGAGATCGGAGTATTGTTACCGCTATTGGCGAGCTTGCTGCGCCGGTCAACGACCTTGGCCACGGCGGTTACTGCCCGCGGGTTCGATCCCGCTGGGCGACGCACCGAGTATCCGGTGTTGCGAGCGACGGCCGTTGAATGCGTGGCGACAGGATTGTTGCTACTCGTCACCGTGACTGTCGTTGGATTCAAACTCTTCTTGTGGCAAGCGGCCCTCTGGGAATGGCAGCCAGAGTTGCTGGAACCTTGGCGCGAATATTCGGCCCGGTGGCTGTAACGCTCATGCGTATTCACCCTCGCCCCTTGCGGGAGAGGGTCGCTCGCGTAGCGAGCGGGGTGAGGGGTAGGTCTCAAGCTGGCGCGACTTGAATTGATGAGTTGACCCTCATCCGGCCTTCGGCCACCTTCTCCCCGGGGGAGAAGGGTTATCGCTGAGTCGTTGCTAACGTGGCGACGGCGTTGACGGCGCGGGCGCGTCGGATTCGTCGAACAGGCGGCGGAGTAGTTCCTCGCGTGGGGGCCGCGTCAGCAGGCTGACGCCAATGCCCAAGACGCACGAAGCCGCCATGCCGAAGATCGTCGGATCGAGTCCCCACGGGCGAAGTGGTTTGAACGCGCCGGTCTGAGCGACGCCAAAGGCGTACAAACTCCATACCGATAACGAGCCGACAATCATCGAGGCCAGCGTCCCAGCCGCCGTCGCCCGCCGCCAGTAACATGCCATCATGGCCGGCATCAGCAGCGAACACGCGCTGCAAGTGGTGCCAAAGACGATCAGGTTCTGCAGGTAATCCGGCGGCTTGAGCACGGCAATCACGGCGGCCAGGCCGATGCACCCCATGACAACGTGCGTGATCAGCTTGACCCGAGCATCGGGCGCGTGGGGATGAATGAAGTGAAGATAAACGTCGCGGACAATTCCCGAAGCCATCACCAGCAAGAACGAACTGACCGTGGCCATGACCGCGCCAAACGGCGCCGCCAGGATCAAGCCAGCCAGAAACGAGCCCCCCGGCAGCTCGTGCGTGGTCAGCAGCGCCAGACGCGGAATGATCTGGTCGGACTGCGCGGCCGGCAAGTTCGGGATCAGCGCGCGGGCGGCCACGCAGATGCAAATGAGCGGGATGTAAATGAACAAGTTGTACGTACCCAGGCAGAAGATCGATCGCCGCAGCACCGCGGTGTTGCGCGTGGCCATTACGCGGACCATGCTGGCCGGCGACGCCATGCCGCCGAAGATCCAGATGAAGAACATCGACATGGCCAACGAGGGAGAGAGGAATTCGCCCCCCTTCTCGACATAGCCTGGTCCAAAGACGTAGGCCGACGACGTTTGTTTAATGGCCTCGCGCGAACCCACTTCCAGTCCGCCAGCCATTGGGATCACTAGCAACAGCAGGATCGCGACGCCGACCAACATCAACACACTCTGGAACAGGTCGGTCCAGACGCTGGCCAGAAAGCCGCCGGCCATGGTGTAGCCAACGACCGTCACGGCAAAGACAATCAACCCCAGGTAATAGCTCCAATTGAGCGCGGCATGGCCGTCCTCGGCAATGGCCAACGCGCCGGTGCCAGGGATCGACAACTGCATCAGAATCGCGCCAGCCTTGAACTGGGCCACTAGCATGAACGACATGTAGAACATGATCAGGAACGACATCACCAGTCCGACGCTGGCGCTTTCAAACCGGCCGCGAAACATGTCGGGCAGTGTGATCGCCGCCGTCTGACGTGACAGTTGCCCCAGTCGCTTGCCCAGCACCGAAAACGCGGTCAGCGGCACGAGCATGTAGGGACCGATCCACAGGGCGACGATCCAGCCGTGGCTGTAGATCAACGAGGGGACGCCCATGAACGTGCCGCCGCTTTGCACCGTGGCGGTCAGGGCCATGGCCCAGGTGCCGAGACCTCGATTGCCCAGGAAGAAGCCTTTGACGAACGAGCCGCGCTCGACCACGCGCTGGGCCAACAGTCCCAGCCAGCCCGAGATGCCGATCACCAGCGCCAGCGCCACCAGCACGCCGAGCCCGGCCGAGGGGGTGTCACTCATCGTTCCCTCGCGTTTCCGCGGCCGCAGCCAGTTCCCGGTCGACCAGCGCCTCGGGCACGTCATCGGCCAGCGGCGCGTCCTTGATGATCACGAACGCGAACAGGGCCGAGATCAAGTAGCAGACGCCCCAAGGGACGACGATGCCGTAAAAGACCCAGTCGGGAAAGCCGAGCACGTAGGTCAGATCGTCGA is a genomic window of Planctomycetota bacterium containing:
- a CDS encoding sodium:solute symporter, with translation MSDTPSAGLGVLVALALVIGISGWLGLLAQRVVERGSFVKGFFLGNRGLGTWAMALTATVQSGGTFMGVPSLIYSHGWIVALWIGPYMLVPLTAFSVLGKRLGQLSRQTAAITLPDMFRGRFESASVGLVMSFLIMFYMSFMLVAQFKAGAILMQLSIPGTGALAIAEDGHAALNWSYYLGLIVFAVTVVGYTMAGGFLASVWTDLFQSVLMLVGVAILLLLVIPMAGGLEVGSREAIKQTSSAYVFGPGYVEKGGEFLSPSLAMSMFFIWIFGGMASPASMVRVMATRNTAVLRRSIFCLGTYNLFIYIPLICICVAARALIPNLPAAQSDQIIPRLALLTTHELPGGSFLAGLILAAPFGAVMATVSSFLLVMASGIVRDVYLHFIHPHAPDARVKLITHVVMGCIGLAAVIAVLKPPDYLQNLIVFGTTCSACSLLMPAMMACYWRRATAAGTLASMIVGSLSVWSLYAFGVAQTGAFKPLRPWGLDPTIFGMAASCVLGIGVSLLTRPPREELLRRLFDESDAPAPSTPSPR
- a CDS encoding DUF997 family protein, encoding MPVTPSTGNVLLRTARREAFWSLVVWGAALVYTVVYCTRYGYDRSIDDLTYVLGFPDWVFYGIVVPWGVCYLISALFAFVIIKDAPLADDVPEALVDRELAAAAETRGNDE
- a CDS encoding long-chain fatty acid--CoA ligase, with the translated sequence MPTAETAIASRPGDEPITSIFFRRVAEKAGETAIIARRGDALRPHTWGELGDDVRRFAAGLVRDGVSAGDRVVVISPNRYEWIVADLGTQLARAVHVPIHAALSGPQIAWQIADAGAQLVFLSGLEQAEKLAGSVDALRGRVRWVSFDSCVSLSLPMSVETLTEFTADISPAQLARVTDNLPAIKPSDLCTILYTSGTTGEPKGVMLSHGNLAFNAVSSLDAFGPQAGDRRLSWLPLSHIFARTCDAFTWIAQGCEMVLADAPETVVPQCKEYHPTLMNGVPYFFEKVQRYVTTQQEQGNNITLAEVFGGRLRAGIAGGAPLPLHVGEYYRAQGVRLLEGYGLTETSPVISTCTHLAHKLGTVGPPIPGVEVKIADDGEILTRGPHVMQGYWRKPEATAEIVRGGWLHTGDLGKIDAEGYLKITGRKKDLIVTSGGKNIAPTYLEGLLSADPFIRQVVVIGDRRNFLSALIVPEPDQLRPWVFARELQVTSVAEALAHPEVRQLFRQNIDERLKGVSRYEQIGDFVLLDRGLTVENGELTPTLKLRRGVIAEHFAEQIEAMYQRTRVHCSP
- a CDS encoding acetyl-CoA C-acyltransferase, translated to MSHAVIVDAVRTPVGRAHAEKGWFRNVRSDDLAVAVVKAIVERTKIDPEVIEDLILGNTQQQGEQGFCVARHVGLMAGLPMATGGATVNRLCGSSLQAINQASHAVVAGAEDVQIVGGLEHMLHIPMDKDIDLNPKLFARTSKGALLMGVTAEFLAQSQGISREEQDAFALRSHQRAAAAHQAGEFRREMIPIWGHNEAGERFLVDVDQCIRFDASAEALAALKPAFMPVVGTVTAGNSSPLNDGAAVVLIMSEARARELGLKPLVRILATAIVGVDPAVMGTGPVPAVQKVLKRAGMSLKDIDLIEINEAFAAQTIACCRTLDIDQEKLNVRGGAIAIGHPLGASGARIAATLVNAMVDRNAEIALATMCIGLGQGVATIFERVN
- a CDS encoding enoyl-CoA hydratase/isomerase family protein is translated as MSDFKYLKLSFPEPDLAWLVLDDPHKSANILSRVVLEELNACLDQLVARGNVTGLVIASAKPGIFVAGADLREFVAQKSPTRETVIAIAAQGRELFMRLSKMPFVTVAAIDGMCVGGGAELAIWCDRRLVTNNPKAQFGFPEVKLGMFPGWGGTVRFPRVAGLGNAAELITSGESIDGRALALMGVATDCVAPEHLEAAARQLVREEQKSKAYLADRKRWAQPIEMSETELTFLGATAAAFIQQQTKGQYPAPVAALELLLAASSVEQDEAGRQESESFAELFGTPINRSLINVFFLTDRNKKDPGIAAKDIKPAAVKSMAVIGAGIMGSGITAASIKRDITVALTDSRPDSLANGARKALEEASYNKATKGPDVEKALKLAPLLRATTADEELAQADLVIEAIIEQPAAKQELYARLEPHLGPNTILASNTSAISIGQLAEGLKHPDRFVGIHFFNPVRQMPLVEIIRGPKTSDQTVATAVAYAKAVGKSPIVMNDGPGFLVNRLLLPYMNEALELVAEGVSLKAVDDAAKRFGMPMGPLVLYDVVGLDTALHAGHVMHQAFPDRVRESPILTALVKAGRLGQKTGRGLFKYDGKKPRAIDDPEVAALLAPHIKPGATMKDKQITERLFLPMVLEATRILAEKIVRDPRDVDLGLIFGIGFPPFKGGLLFWADTLGAAKVVEMLKPYESLGARYQPTPMLLELAKSGRRFYEEGPG
- a CDS encoding ABC transporter ATP-binding protein, with amino-acid sequence MSAPPGPIIAARGLSYTFAGRTEPTLRDVSLSIAPGEFVVLAGRTGSGKSTLLRALSGWLAQHGRGQLAGEVRIASHDARGLSRRELASCIGLTQQSLDDQFCTTSIDDEIAFGLANLQWSSEQIAERQEQAVARFGLGEVRRTPIHLLSGGEKQRLLLACWWAMRLRALLLDEPLAQLDPQAAHELLDELARLHREGMTIVVAEHRLEELLPRAGRLLVIDEGAVVADVAAQDAEAVADALQQGRLALPDTLRLSLAAGGCATGEVPPIQAVSAMPSGDAELCRVSQLGVQFPDAVAPIWRDVSFSIRAGERVAIIGPNGSGKSTLLATLAGLMRPKSGAIAWSVGNASQPPVGLLPQNPDLALLTSSVRDELAFSPRQAGLTEGEVATRIDVAAQRFELNHLLDELPQSLSQGERLRVALASLAAMQPAVLLLDEPTTGQDQRHVAALMETLVRAVAERSWLQALAFATHDLHAVLAHATRVLVLANGQLQADCSPERLLDDHELRETARLRLPPLFELRDRLGLKGRSLADMMAELAARRAGEGA